GCTCTTGTGACCACAGTCTAGAATAGGATTTACTTTTGCCCCATTTTTTGATATAAAAGAACAACCTCTCCCACAATTGTGGGAGAGAGGGGGGGAAGGGTAGGAGAGGAAGGAATGTAGATTTGTAGTTATGGCGAAACGCCTCTCAGGAGGGGGACGAGGCATGAAAAAAGAGGGTTGTGGGAGATTTAAGGTAAAAAATTCAAGGGGCTCAAAAGGCCCTTTTTTGTAAGGGGCTCAAAAGGCCCTTTTTTGTTTGGAGCACATAAAGCGGTAGAGGCGAATGGTCTACACATGACAATATGACCTCCAAAGTCTCGCATTTCACGGTCAGCCATCTTTTCATTGAACATTGTTACGAACTATTGTAATATTTACAACAAATGATGTAAAAATAACAACAAAAAGGGTCTGCGGCATGACCGTGTTGCTGAATACAAAATTGAGACGGAAATTACTCACCTATTCATTTACCCACCCCGATGAACAGTACTATGTGCGGGAACTCTCCGGTCTTATCGATGAAGACCCGGGGAATCTTTCAAGGGAATTGAAGAGGCTGGAAGACGAAGGGCTGTATACTGCGGTGACAAGGGGGAGGATCAAGCTGTATTCTCTCAATAAGAAGTACCCTCTCTTCAAGGAACTCAAAAAGATTATTTTCAAGACCGAGGGCGTTGAAGGGAGCCTGAATGAGATTGTCAGGCGATATACAGGGATTTCATTGGCTTTTATCTATGGTTCCTATGCGAAACATAAGGAAAACAAGGCATCGGATATCGATCTCGTGGTGGTGGGGGAGTTTCCTCACGGTGAGTTTACGCGCGACATCCGTGATCTCGAATCGAAATTGAACAGAGAGATCAACTATACTGTTTATACAAGAGTGGAATTTGAAAAAGAGAGGAACAAGGAGGGGGGATTTCTTCAGATGGTCTTAACCGATAAGATTATCATGTTAAAGGGGGAGCTGGGTGCTTGATAAGCTGGTCAGGCGGCTTGAAAAGGCTGGAAAGATAAGGAAACAGAAAGCAGGCTTTGTGCAGATAGAAGCCTTGTTGAGAGAGGCTATCCTCGACCTCGAAGAAGCCCATAAGATTGCCCATCTGGCCGAACGAGCAACCTATTTATTAGCTTACAATGCGATGCTGAAAGCAGGAAGGGCCCTGATGCTCATGGGTGGATTTGTGCCCGCTGGCGGGGCACACCATAAGACCGTCGTAGAAATGACGAGCGCCATCTTAGGTGACCCATATAGAACCCTTACTGACCACTTTGAAACAATGCGCAGAAAGCGAAACGAGATGACGTACGAAGCAGGAACGTTACTCTCCAAGTCCGAGGCTCACAGGGCCTTCTCAGATGCCATCACGTTACTGAAAAAGATATTAGCTGAAACGAAGGCTCAAAATCCACAGCTTGAGTTGAAATTCGATTTGAACGAGCAATAAAGAGGGAAAAACCAGATGAGCGCTTTTGCTAGATGAGATTTACATTCCGCTGATTTTGTGCTATGAACCTGATAACCGGCCCGTTGCGTGTAGTGGACAGGAGCAGAGACGATTGGGATTGAGGTGAAGTAGCCAGCTATTATCAATACCAGCCCCAGAGGGGGTATGAGGCATGAAAAAAGAGGGTTGTGGGAGATTTAAGGTAAAAAATTCAAGGGGCCCACAAGGCCCTTTTTTGTTTGGTTTCGTATTTCTATTTTTTACAATGTGGTGTATATTTTAAAAAAAGAGGAGATTGAAATGGAAGATTTTGACCGCATAACCGTTGATCCGGAAATTTGCCTGGGCCAACCCACGATTCGGGGGATGAGGATAACTGTTGCCGTGATCCTTAAGCAGGTCGCTGATGGTATGACGAAACAAGAAATCTTGAAGGCTTACCCGGAACTTGAAGAGGAGGATATTACCCAAGCGTTACAATATGCAGCCTGGCTTTCTTCCGAAAAGGCCAAACCGATTCCTTTAAAAGGAGTCGTCGGTGCCCGATCTTGAGTTCCGTTAATTATTTGTAATAAGAGGTAGCTTATGGCAGATACGAGCACAAGGCATAGGGATAACGTACAGATACGCACGTTAACGAAAACAATTAAGGAAAAATTCAACCCTCAGCGAATAATCCTTTTTGGGTCGCATGGGTATGGTGCGCCTACAGCAGGCAGCGATATTGATTTGTTTGTCATAATGAACACATCGCTCCCAGTTAAAAGGCAGGCGTTTTTAATCCGCAGAGAGCTTCGGTCTTCAATCCCCCTTGATATTATCGTGAGAACACCTGAGCAGGTTGAAGAGAGGCTCAAGCTGGGTGATTTTTTTGTAAAGAAGGTGATGGAACAGGGCGTTGAACTGTGAAGAAGATAACCCAGGAATGGATAGAGGTGGCATGGTGGGGAAGAAAGTACAAGTCGCGATTCGCAAAGAGAAGATAGAATCTTTTTGCAAAAAACATCATATCCGCAAACTCTCACTCTTCGGGTCTGTGCTTCGCGATGATTTCAAGTCTGACAGCGATGTGGATGTGCTGGTTGAGTTTGATCCGGCCCACATACCCGGACTTATCAGATTGGCCGGTATGGAATTTGAGTTGAGCGAAATCCTTGGACGAAAGGTAGATATCAGAACGGCGCAGGATCTGAGCCGGTATTTCAGGCAGGAGGTGCTGAACTCTGCGGAGGTCCAGTATGCGGAAGGATGACGTTGTCCGCTTGCGCCACATGCTGGATGCTGCCACGGAAGCTGCTTCCTAACAGTATCATGACAGAGAAGATAGCATTAAAGTGGTTGAAACAGGCATTACATGATCTTGACATGGCAGAGAAAAATATTGCCATTGGCGGCTATGATATTGCGGCCTTTCTTGCCCATCAATCTATTGAGAAACTGCTCAAGGCCATGTTTGCCATCAAAGGGAAAAAGGTACCGAAGACTCATTACATTGATGAACTTGCGCAAGAGCTCAAATTGGAAGCGAAGCTTATCAACGATATCTCCGAATTGACTATTGATTACACCTTTTCCCGGTATCCAGATGTGGCTGAGGGCGTGCCGTATGAGGAGTATACCAAGGAGATAGCCCAAGAGAAGGTAACGATAGCATGTGGAGTTTTCAAAGCATTGCATGAATATTATACTGATCTTCTGAATGGATGAAACAGTGGATCGGTTGATTGAAAAATTCCGCAGGGAAGCCTTGCCGAAACTCATGGAGGAGTTTAAACCGGACAAGGTCATCCTGTTCGGCTCGCGGGCGAAAGGTAATGCACAAAAGAGCTCAGACATCGACTTGATCGTTATCGCTCCGTTCTTTAAGGATATCCCTTTTCTCAGGCGGATGCCTCTGGTGCTCAAGAAGGTCCCTTTCCCAAGCCATGTGGACTATATCTGCTATACCCGAGAGGAATACGAAAAGATCAAAGATGCATCCTCAGTGATCATGGATGCACGAGAACAATCCGTGGAGCTTACCGTATAATTTCGACTGCGAGCCGATAGGCGGTACAATGGGTTTACTTTTGAAGCGGGATTTCCTATGATGGAAGCATGGGGATGTACAGGTTAAAAAGGTTTATATAATACCGAGGCCAGGCCCACAAAAGGGAGCAGAAAAGAAATGGGGTCAACAGAAAAGAAATGGGGTCAACACTTTACTTTATATTCTTGGTGAGAATTGACCTGATTTAAGAAGGGATTGTGACGGTTATGATGAAAAGAAGTCGGAACGGTGTCAGGTCTTGTTTTTTGCCTTTCCCATCAAAACCCATGAAGTTTACTAAGGAATGAGGTGATTGTGCCAAGAATAAACGGGTTGTTGCCCAAACCCAAATTTGAAAATAAA
This genomic interval from Deltaproteobacteria bacterium contains the following:
- a CDS encoding nucleotidyltransferase family protein, whose amino-acid sequence is MVGKKVQVAIRKEKIESFCKKHHIRKLSLFGSVLRDDFKSDSDVDVLVEFDPAHIPGLIRLAGMEFELSEILGRKVDIRTAQDLSRYFRQEVLNSAEVQYAEG
- a CDS encoding nucleotidyltransferase domain-containing protein; translated protein: MDRLIEKFRREALPKLMEEFKPDKVILFGSRAKGNAQKSSDIDLIVIAPFFKDIPFLRRMPLVLKKVPFPSHVDYICYTREEYEKIKDASSVIMDAREQSVELTV
- a CDS encoding nucleotidyltransferase domain-containing protein, with translation MADTSTRHRDNVQIRTLTKTIKEKFNPQRIILFGSHGYGAPTAGSDIDLFVIMNTSLPVKRQAFLIRRELRSSIPLDIIVRTPEQVEERLKLGDFFVKKVMEQGVEL
- a CDS encoding nucleotidyltransferase domain-containing protein — its product is MTVLLNTKLRRKLLTYSFTHPDEQYYVRELSGLIDEDPGNLSRELKRLEDEGLYTAVTRGRIKLYSLNKKYPLFKELKKIIFKTEGVEGSLNEIVRRYTGISLAFIYGSYAKHKENKASDIDLVVVGEFPHGEFTRDIRDLESKLNREINYTVYTRVEFEKERNKEGGFLQMVLTDKIIMLKGELGA
- a CDS encoding HEPN domain-containing protein encodes the protein MTLSACATCWMLPRKLLPNSIMTEKIALKWLKQALHDLDMAEKNIAIGGYDIAAFLAHQSIEKLLKAMFAIKGKKVPKTHYIDELAQELKLEAKLINDISELTIDYTFSRYPDVAEGVPYEEYTKEIAQEKVTIACGVFKALHEYYTDLLNG
- a CDS encoding DUF433 domain-containing protein — its product is MEDFDRITVDPEICLGQPTIRGMRITVAVILKQVADGMTKQEILKAYPELEEEDITQALQYAAWLSSEKAKPIPLKGVVGARS